One window of the Triticum dicoccoides isolate Atlit2015 ecotype Zavitan chromosome 3B, WEW_v2.0, whole genome shotgun sequence genome contains the following:
- the LOC119282031 gene encoding VQ motif-containing protein 9-like, with translation MDHLLHHGHEMRRPSVPGHEAALRAVQKPPAKPWRAGGGLTPAPTPPKVYRVEPREFRDLVQRLTGAPAAAMARPHQHGQHQQLQRAPTQPVPVRPGGVEDAAAAGQMYAPWCSFPLMGTPASMHPGLDGHHLM, from the coding sequence ATGGATCATCTGCTGCACCACGGGCACGAGATGAGGAGGCCGTCCGTGCCCGGCCATGAGGCGGCGCTGAGGGCCGTCCAGAAGCCGCCGGCCAAGCCGTGGCGCGCGGGCGGCGGCTTGACCCCGGCGCCGACGCCGCCCAAGGTGTACCGCGTGGAGCCCCGGGAGTTCCGCGACCTCGTGCAGAGGCTCACCGGCGCGCCCGCCGCGGCCATGGCCAGGCCGCACCAGCACGGCCAGCACCAGCAGCTGCAGCGCGCGCCGAcgcagcccgtgcccgtgcgccccGGAGGTGTTGAGGACGCCGCCGCCGCGGGGCAGATGTACGCGCCCTGGTGCTCGTTCCCGCTCATGGGCACGCCGGCGTCCATGCACCCCGGCCTCGACGGCCACCACCTCATGTAG